The following proteins come from a genomic window of Bactrocera tryoni isolate S06 chromosome 1, CSIRO_BtryS06_freeze2, whole genome shotgun sequence:
- the LOC120778729 gene encoding ubiquitin-conjugating enzyme E2-17 kDa, with product MSTPARRRLMRDFKRLQEDPPTGVSGAPTDNNIMIWNAVIFGPHDTPFEDGTFKLTIEFTEEYPNKPPTVRFVSKVFHPNVYADGGICLDILQNRWSPTYDVSAILTSIQSLLSDPNPNSPANSTAAQLYKENRREYEKRVKACVEQSFID from the exons ACTTCAAGAAGATCCACCAACTGGAGTTTCTGGAGCGCCAACAGATAACAATATTATGATTTGGAATGCTGTGATTTTCGGTCCACACGACACCCCATTCGAAGACGGTACCTTTAAATTAACAATAGAATTTACGGAAGAGTATCCAAATAAACCGCCAACGGTTAGATTCGTATCAAAAGTATTTCATCCGAATGTGTATGCAGATGGTGGAATTTGTTTGGATATCTTGCAAAACAGATGGAGTCCCACATATGATGTTTCAGCTATTCTAACATCTATACAG tctCTATTAAGTGATCCGAATCCAAATTCACCAGCTAATTCCACAGCTGCTCAGCTCTATAAAGAGAATCGTCGCGAATATGAGAAGCGAGTGAAAGCTTGTGTTGAACAAAGTTTCATCGACTAG